One window of Anaerolineales bacterium genomic DNA carries:
- a CDS encoding DUF59 domain-containing protein produces MSESQVNEIQWTIHTTHPDLVKPARASLSEVVDPEIGMNIIQLGLVRNIEIENGMARLKMILTTPFCPYGPAMIEMTKAKATEGLNMPVTVEMGMDMWDFSMMEDPSALDWGMYA; encoded by the coding sequence ATGAGCGAATCTCAAGTGAACGAAATCCAATGGACCATCCACACCACTCATCCTGATCTGGTCAAACCCGCGCGCGCAAGCCTTTCGGAGGTCGTGGACCCTGAAATCGGTATGAACATCATCCAGCTCGGGCTGGTGCGCAATATTGAAATTGAGAATGGCATGGCTCGCCTCAAGATGATCCTGACCACGCCTTTCTGCCCTTACGGACCTGCCATGATCGAGATGACCAAAGCCAAAGCCACGGAAGGGCTGAACATGCCGGTCACGGTGGAAATGGGAATGGACATGTGGGATTTCTCCATGATGGAAGATCCCTCCGCGCTTGATTGGGGAATGTACGCGTAA
- a CDS encoding helix-turn-helix domain-containing protein has protein sequence MESFQRDAISVDVSSRLRELREARGISMRTLAARSGLSANALSMIERGKTSPSVSTLYKLASALGISITAFFSTENEKKQVVFLKGDERTRLSFTRGVFEALGGENFVGRVEPFMLTMESGASCGPHDIVHTGHEFVFCLRGKLDYTVERQTYRLEAGDSLLFASRLRHRWKNPSNTVTNALIIISGFAEGEEPHAMHWKK, from the coding sequence ATGGAATCATTTCAGCGGGATGCTATTTCTGTGGATGTGTCTTCCCGGTTGCGCGAACTCCGTGAGGCGCGCGGCATTTCGATGCGCACACTTGCCGCTCGAAGCGGGCTTTCTGCAAATGCGTTATCGATGATCGAGCGGGGAAAAACGTCACCCTCGGTGAGCACGTTGTACAAGCTGGCAAGCGCTCTGGGGATTTCGATCACTGCTTTTTTCAGCACTGAGAACGAAAAAAAACAGGTGGTTTTCTTGAAGGGCGATGAACGTACGCGTCTGTCTTTCACTCGCGGCGTGTTCGAAGCCTTGGGCGGCGAAAATTTCGTGGGGCGTGTGGAACCGTTCATGCTGACGATGGAAAGCGGCGCCTCTTGCGGTCCCCACGATATTGTCCATACCGGACATGAATTCGTCTTTTGTTTGCGGGGAAAACTGGATTACACAGTCGAAAGGCAGACGTACCGCCTCGAAGCGGGGGACAGCCTGCTCTTCGCGTCCAGGCTTCGTCATCGCTGGAAGAATCCCTCCAACACCGTCACGAACGCGCTGATCATCATCTCGGGCTTTGCCGAGGGTGAAGAACCCCATGCAATGCACTGGAAGAAATAA
- a CDS encoding class II fructose-bisphosphate aldolase, whose amino-acid sequence MSDPVTQLLDLVGNSISLEGAQVRVLDAGEFRKNVRKLVERSALASDSTAGWSRFLIRSAALELGIYPASIHELYMARGRGDAPMTFTTPAFNLRALSYHAACAMFRAAKRINAGAFIFELARSEMSYTDQRPSEYATNILAAAIAEGFTGPVFIQGDHFQVSAKKFKANPEAEISAVRDLCLEAIAAGFFNIDVDTSTLVDIGLPTIPEQQALNSRLSAELSAYIRVHEPAGVTISIGGEIGEVGTENSTEPELRAYMDAYNAEMKKVAPGKSGLSKISVLTGTSHGGTVLPDGSIADVSIAFDVLRDLSRVARKDYGMGGTVQHGASTVPEENFNKFVQHEAIEVHLATNFATMFFDNVPPEFKREMYAWLDVNSAGDRKPGMTDEQFYYKTRKNAIGPFKAQSYALPPETLDKLSNAWEAQFAKLFNLLGIKDTRLLTDKFIKPVKVQPVLANYVKDAVTAEDVSDLSD is encoded by the coding sequence ATGTCCGACCCTGTTACACAATTACTCGACCTTGTCGGGAACAGTATTTCACTCGAAGGCGCGCAGGTGCGCGTCCTAGATGCGGGGGAGTTCCGGAAGAATGTCCGCAAGCTGGTGGAACGCTCTGCTCTCGCCTCCGACTCTACTGCGGGCTGGTCCCGTTTCCTGATTCGCAGCGCAGCCCTCGAATTGGGAATCTACCCCGCATCCATCCATGAGTTGTATATGGCTCGCGGTCGCGGCGATGCACCGATGACCTTCACAACCCCCGCCTTCAATTTGCGCGCCTTGTCCTACCATGCCGCATGCGCCATGTTCCGTGCGGCAAAGCGGATAAACGCAGGCGCATTTATCTTCGAACTCGCCCGTTCCGAAATGAGTTACACGGATCAGCGCCCTTCCGAATATGCGACGAATATCTTAGCCGCAGCCATCGCTGAAGGGTTTACCGGCCCGGTGTTCATTCAGGGCGATCATTTCCAGGTATCGGCCAAAAAGTTCAAGGCAAATCCTGAAGCGGAAATATCTGCTGTAAGGGATCTTTGCCTTGAGGCCATTGCCGCGGGGTTTTTCAATATCGACGTCGATACGTCCACGTTGGTGGATATTGGTCTGCCGACCATCCCTGAACAACAAGCTTTGAACAGCAGGTTATCCGCCGAACTCTCCGCGTACATTCGCGTTCACGAACCTGCGGGTGTCACGATCTCCATTGGCGGCGAGATCGGAGAGGTGGGCACGGAAAACTCCACGGAACCGGAACTCCGCGCATATATGGATGCCTATAACGCTGAAATGAAAAAGGTTGCGCCGGGAAAATCCGGATTGAGCAAGATCAGTGTCCTGACGGGCACCTCTCACGGGGGTACGGTCCTGCCGGATGGCTCGATAGCAGATGTCAGCATCGCATTCGATGTCTTGCGCGATCTCAGCCGTGTTGCCCGGAAGGATTATGGCATGGGCGGCACGGTCCAGCATGGCGCATCGACGGTGCCGGAGGAGAATTTCAATAAATTCGTCCAACATGAGGCGATCGAAGTGCATCTCGCCACGAACTTTGCCACAATGTTCTTCGATAATGTGCCGCCGGAATTCAAGAGAGAAATGTATGCCTGGCTCGATGTCAACTCGGCGGGAGACCGCAAACCCGGCATGACGGACGAGCAGTTCTACTATAAGACCCGCAAGAATGCCATCGGTCCCTTCAAGGCACAATCCTATGCTTTGCCCCCGGAAACGCTCGATAAATTATCCAATGCCTGGGAGGCTCAATTCGCAAAATTGTTTAATTTACTCGGGATCAAGGACACGCGCCTGCTCACGGATAAATTCATCAAGCCGGTCAAGGTTCAGCCTGTGCTTGCAAATTACGTCAAAGATGCTGTGACCGCGGAAGATGTGAGCGACTTGTCGGATTAA
- a CDS encoding cyclic nucleotide-binding domain-containing protein, translating to MTTLRTPAKIIPRAFPGITPDEVQEIIVNSQIKSYPAGTILCQEDAVEFTFYMILEGEFEVTKTINNMEARLLKTLSAGDFFGEMALIHNAPRAATVKATTPVVVLELEKDGFNRVLKHSPSVATAMVSEISNRLRANDQLAIEDLRLRAREIADAYQKLAEQEMARNEFLTNIAHELRTPLMVASGYLHTLKKGVLTGEQLQSTLEIVSRNIDQIVNLTNDLLFLQEQELVLRDFQPVDLVTLVEKVLEKYKEKAKDRRVTIKVRGNRNIPPVQGDEPSLERAITGLIDNSIKFSHQGGTVDIRFADLGKHVSVSVVDYGIGIDPAIRPRIFDRFFHLEKSGEEIFSGIGIGLSITRQVIQQHRGMLDIDSAPGKGSTFTISLLK from the coding sequence ATGACCACCCTTCGCACCCCCGCAAAAATCATTCCGCGCGCATTCCCCGGCATCACTCCGGATGAAGTGCAGGAAATCATCGTAAACAGCCAGATCAAATCCTATCCGGCTGGGACGATTCTATGCCAGGAGGATGCGGTCGAATTCACGTTTTACATGATCCTCGAGGGCGAATTCGAGGTCACCAAAACAATCAACAACATGGAAGCGCGCCTGCTGAAGACATTAAGCGCCGGGGATTTCTTCGGTGAGATGGCGCTCATCCATAACGCTCCGCGGGCTGCAACCGTAAAGGCGACGACCCCAGTTGTCGTGCTCGAACTGGAAAAAGACGGGTTCAACCGTGTCCTTAAGCATAGTCCCAGCGTGGCGACCGCCATGGTTTCCGAGATCAGCAACCGGTTAAGAGCGAACGATCAGCTCGCCATCGAAGACCTGCGTCTGCGCGCGCGGGAGATCGCAGATGCGTATCAAAAACTTGCCGAGCAGGAAATGGCGCGAAATGAATTCCTGACCAATATTGCGCATGAATTGAGAACGCCCCTCATGGTCGCCAGCGGATACTTGCACACCCTTAAGAAGGGAGTGTTAACCGGCGAACAACTTCAATCCACACTGGAGATCGTCAGCCGCAATATCGACCAGATCGTCAACCTTACAAATGACCTTTTGTTTCTTCAGGAGCAGGAGCTCGTCCTGCGCGACTTCCAACCCGTAGACCTTGTGACACTCGTGGAAAAAGTATTGGAAAAATACAAGGAGAAGGCGAAAGACCGCCGGGTAACCATCAAGGTCCGGGGGAACAGAAACATTCCTCCAGTCCAGGGAGACGAACCATCTCTGGAGCGCGCCATCACGGGTCTGATTGACAATTCCATCAAGTTCAGCCATCAAGGCGGGACCGTGGACATCCGTTTTGCAGATCTTGGAAAACACGTCAGCGTAAGTGTGGTGGATTATGGCATCGGCATCGATCCCGCAATCCGCCCGCGCATCTTTGATCGTTTCTTCCATCTTGAAAAGAGCGGCGAAGAAATTTTCTCCGGCATCGGCATTGGACTATCGATCACACGCCAGGTCATACAGCAACATCGGGGGATGCTGGATATTGACAGCGCACCGGGCAAAGGCAGCACGTTTACCATATCCCTTTTGAAGTAA
- a CDS encoding cytochrome b/b6 domain-containing protein, which produces MKRYTLITLAGLFVVALAFGINAVLAAPTTVPEPQASVLHPDFLLLDADGVSVLESGGTVSAMQTCGQCHDTGFIQSHAFHSDLGLSDYSPSSANFDTSNGLFGEWNPLTYRFLSTGNDERLDLSTAEWLMLNGSRVVGGGPAETSRDGQPLTDLKTNKNDPETTILDENGNVIAWNWNESGTIEMNCFLCHLENPNNEARVAAIQSGEFGNVTTATLLGLNIVSQTTEGWSYNPAVFNENGEIKNESLGIQDPTNENCAACHGEVHASTEIPLTINACDLDYFQTATTGQVIASQKISESGMNLSNKADLTRSWDIHAQRQLKCTDCHFSPNNPAHVLESQEDNPDHLVYDPRRLEIGEYLERPDHNFARGVSAQFNVAPELKSTMRRCESCHDTNKSHAGWLPYNDRHMQVIACETCHIPKMYAPAFSTMDWTVLRLDGSARSECRGIEGSNTTTDLVTGFQPVLMQREDIIDGKILFAPYNLITSFYWVYEDANGNLRPVRKMDLETVYFDRNNYSADVLSAFDANSDGNLTDAELVLDTKVKQNLIADKLEALGLKNVRIEGQVQPYSINHNVVDSKDATSDCATCHNTNSRVTAPILLADSAPTGVVPEFSQGVNVTPTGSIINENGSLFYNPVNENDKTYIFGHNRVAWIDWFGALLFVGTVFGVGGHATFRFLAARKLRRPNVTTKTVYMYEAYERFWHWLQTAAIIILLLTGLVIHRPDLFGAFSFRNIVTIHNVLAVLLALNALISILWHFISGEIQQYIPHPYGFIDQMIAQAKYYIMGIFKHEPHPFHKSKQRKFNPLQMVTYIGLLGILLPLQGLTGMLMWLVQKVPAIQTWFGGLPFLAPMHTLMAWLFASFIVGHVYLTTTGATPLEAMRGMVTGYEEVEVPVSD; this is translated from the coding sequence ATGAAAAGATACACTCTTATCACACTTGCTGGATTATTTGTCGTCGCACTTGCCTTTGGAATAAACGCGGTTCTTGCCGCGCCGACAACTGTCCCGGAACCCCAGGCTTCGGTTTTGCACCCAGACTTCCTCCTGCTCGATGCGGATGGCGTCAGCGTTCTCGAGAGCGGCGGCACCGTATCTGCCATGCAGACCTGCGGGCAATGTCACGATACCGGGTTCATCCAATCGCATGCCTTCCACTCCGACCTCGGTTTGAGCGATTATTCTCCCTCCAGCGCCAATTTCGACACAAGTAATGGTCTCTTTGGCGAATGGAATCCGCTCACCTATCGATTCCTTTCAACTGGGAACGATGAACGACTCGACCTGAGCACTGCTGAGTGGTTGATGCTGAACGGCTCGCGCGTCGTCGGCGGCGGACCCGCTGAAACATCGCGTGATGGACAGCCTCTCACCGACTTGAAAACAAATAAAAACGATCCTGAAACCACCATCCTCGATGAGAATGGAAATGTTATTGCCTGGAATTGGAACGAATCAGGCACGATCGAAATGAACTGCTTCCTTTGCCACCTTGAAAATCCAAATAATGAAGCACGCGTGGCAGCGATTCAATCGGGCGAATTTGGCAACGTCACCACCGCAACCTTGCTTGGCTTGAATATCGTCAGTCAAACCACGGAAGGCTGGTCGTACAATCCCGCAGTCTTCAATGAAAATGGCGAGATCAAGAACGAATCGCTTGGAATTCAGGATCCCACCAATGAAAACTGCGCCGCCTGTCATGGTGAAGTCCATGCGTCGACGGAGATTCCGCTCACCATCAATGCCTGCGATTTGGATTATTTCCAGACCGCGACCACGGGTCAGGTCATCGCATCCCAAAAGATCAGCGAATCGGGCATGAATCTCTCAAATAAAGCCGATCTGACCCGCTCGTGGGATATTCACGCGCAACGTCAATTGAAATGCACCGATTGCCACTTTTCACCCAATAATCCTGCGCATGTGCTCGAATCTCAAGAGGATAACCCCGATCACCTAGTTTACGATCCGCGCCGACTGGAGATCGGCGAATATCTAGAAAGACCCGATCACAATTTCGCCCGGGGTGTGAGCGCGCAGTTCAATGTCGCGCCTGAATTAAAAAGCACCATGCGCCGCTGCGAATCCTGCCATGACACCAACAAATCGCATGCAGGCTGGCTCCCATACAATGACCGCCACATGCAGGTCATCGCCTGTGAGACCTGTCATATTCCGAAAATGTACGCTCCGGCCTTCTCCACCATGGACTGGACCGTATTACGCCTGGATGGGTCTGCCCGTTCGGAATGCCGCGGCATCGAAGGTTCGAATACCACGACCGATCTCGTTACCGGCTTCCAGCCTGTATTGATGCAACGCGAGGACATTATTGACGGAAAAATCCTCTTCGCACCGTACAACTTGATCACCTCGTTCTACTGGGTATACGAAGACGCAAACGGAAATCTTCGCCCGGTTCGCAAAATGGACCTGGAAACTGTTTATTTCGACCGCAACAATTATTCCGCCGATGTGCTTTCCGCCTTCGACGCGAACAGCGATGGCAATCTCACTGATGCTGAGCTTGTCCTGGATACCAAAGTCAAACAAAACCTCATCGCAGATAAGCTCGAGGCGCTGGGACTGAAGAATGTCCGTATCGAAGGTCAGGTTCAACCCTATTCCATCAACCATAATGTGGTGGACAGCAAGGATGCGACAAGCGATTGCGCCACCTGCCACAACACAAACTCGCGAGTCACCGCCCCGATCCTGCTGGCAGACTCAGCTCCAACTGGTGTTGTGCCCGAATTTTCACAGGGCGTAAACGTGACGCCAACAGGGAGCATCATCAATGAGAACGGCTCGTTATTTTACAACCCTGTCAACGAGAACGATAAGACATATATCTTTGGCCACAACCGCGTCGCATGGATCGACTGGTTCGGCGCGCTGCTCTTCGTCGGTACCGTCTTCGGCGTAGGAGGGCATGCCACCTTCCGCTTCCTTGCAGCGCGCAAGCTCAGACGCCCAAATGTGACAACCAAAACTGTTTACATGTATGAAGCGTACGAACGCTTCTGGCACTGGCTGCAAACCGCCGCCATCATCATCCTGCTGTTGACCGGGCTTGTCATCCACCGTCCCGACCTGTTCGGCGCATTCTCCTTCCGCAATATCGTCACCATCCATAACGTGCTGGCGGTACTGCTCGCTCTCAATGCGCTGATCTCGATCCTCTGGCATTTTATCAGCGGCGAGATTCAGCAATACATCCCGCACCCTTATGGGTTCATCGACCAGATGATCGCGCAGGCAAAATACTACATCATGGGTATCTTCAAGCATGAGCCGCACCCATTCCACAAATCGAAGCAGAGAAAGTTCAATCCCTTGCAAATGGTCACATATATCGGTTTGCTCGGCATCCTGCTCCCCTTGCAAGGCCTGACCGGCATGTTGATGTGGCTGGTTCAAAAAGTTCCCGCTATCCAAACCTGGTTTGGCGGCCTGCCATTCCTCGCCCCCATGCACACGCTAATGGCCTGGTTGTTCGCTTCGTTTATCGTCGGGCATGTCTATCTCACCACTACAGGCGCAACTCCGCTCGAGGCGATGCGCGGGATGGTGACGGGATATGAAGAGGTGGAAGTGCCTGTATCTGATTGA
- a CDS encoding YeeE/YedE family protein: MNFPLPEFVAVSASNPWTYIVFGLIGFAFGYTLEMSGFGDSRKLAAQFYFTEMTVLKVMFTAIVTAMVLLFGAVGLGILNFNQVWVNPTYLSSGILGGLIMGVGFIIGGFCPTTSLASASTGKIDGMFFMLGGFAGALLFGETERFFTNWWNNSGYYGRVTLDQVFNLPLGIIVLLVVLMALFMFWGAEQLERIFGKKDLSKEPKSRLVGAGVLFAAALAVVFIGSPSLEDNYASLAFTRTETILQEDADPIVNTHIYTADEMLQNRIAFITPVEAFKAKYNQAMNPVYLDVRSEADYNLYHIEDAVNVPFERLAEVVPVLLTEPPANTVFILMSNDETAAVEAWKFLSASAVPNVYILEGGVNNWIAFFGRDDKTLTAQPKPNPGDDELGYIFPAALGSRYESCSPDPIEYEKLEFEAKIQLQLKRDKSGGGCG; the protein is encoded by the coding sequence ATGAACTTCCCTCTCCCTGAATTTGTAGCGGTCAGCGCTTCCAACCCTTGGACATATATCGTCTTCGGATTGATCGGCTTCGCGTTTGGCTACACACTCGAAATGTCCGGTTTCGGCGACTCGCGCAAACTTGCGGCGCAGTTCTACTTCACTGAAATGACCGTGCTCAAAGTGATGTTCACCGCGATCGTCACTGCGATGGTTCTGCTCTTCGGCGCGGTCGGCTTGGGCATTTTGAACTTCAACCAGGTTTGGGTCAATCCCACCTACCTATCCTCGGGTATCCTCGGCGGTTTGATCATGGGTGTCGGCTTCATCATTGGCGGATTTTGTCCCACCACGTCACTCGCCTCTGCTTCAACCGGCAAGATCGACGGCATGTTCTTCATGTTGGGCGGCTTCGCCGGCGCATTACTTTTTGGCGAGACCGAACGTTTCTTCACCAATTGGTGGAACAACTCCGGGTACTATGGGCGCGTCACCCTCGACCAGGTCTTCAACCTGCCGCTTGGCATCATCGTCCTTCTGGTCGTTCTAATGGCTCTCTTCATGTTCTGGGGTGCAGAACAACTCGAACGCATCTTCGGGAAAAAGGATTTGAGCAAAGAACCCAAATCCCGCCTGGTCGGAGCAGGCGTTCTTTTCGCCGCCGCGCTTGCCGTCGTGTTCATCGGTTCCCCCTCGCTCGAAGATAATTACGCCAGCCTGGCTTTTACTCGCACCGAGACGATCCTGCAGGAAGACGCAGACCCCATCGTTAATACCCATATATATACTGCGGATGAAATGCTTCAAAATCGGATTGCCTTCATTACACCGGTAGAAGCCTTCAAGGCAAAGTACAACCAGGCGATGAATCCGGTTTATCTCGATGTGCGCAGCGAAGCGGATTACAACCTCTACCACATCGAAGATGCGGTGAATGTTCCGTTCGAACGCCTGGCGGAAGTCGTCCCCGTTCTGCTCACAGAGCCGCCCGCAAACACGGTCTTCATATTGATGAGCAACGACGAAACGGCAGCGGTGGAGGCGTGGAAATTTCTTTCAGCGTCTGCCGTTCCGAATGTATACATACTCGAAGGCGGCGTCAATAATTGGATTGCGTTTTTCGGCAGGGATGACAAGACGCTCACGGCTCAACCCAAGCCGAATCCGGGTGACGACGAATTGGGCTATATCTTCCCCGCAGCTTTGGGCAGCCGTTATGAATCCTGCTCGCCCGACCCGATCGAATATGAAAAACTGGAATTTGAAGCCAAGATCCAATTGCAGTTGAAACGGGACAAATCGGGCGGTGGTTGTGGTTAA
- a CDS encoding YeeE/YedE family protein produces MTAQTRKPLFPKTPKPFVHPYFGGMVLGIVLFLALLLTGNGLGSSGATSRFVTAVTDTVDPAHVDRTPYLLKMAGGDKNPLDDWIVPVYIGALIGGFASGLFNGRLKFETTKGPNVSSRTRWLMAFLGGVIFLYGARMARGCTSGQALTGGTTLSAGSWVVMFAIFGGAYGLAYFVRKLWN; encoded by the coding sequence ATGACCGCACAAACACGAAAACCTCTCTTCCCGAAAACGCCCAAGCCTTTTGTCCACCCATACTTTGGCGGGATGGTCCTGGGAATCGTACTATTCCTCGCTCTCTTGCTGACCGGCAACGGATTGGGCTCCTCCGGAGCAACCAGCCGCTTCGTCACCGCCGTGACCGATACCGTTGATCCTGCACATGTGGACCGCACTCCGTATCTACTCAAAATGGCGGGCGGAGACAAAAATCCGCTCGATGACTGGATCGTCCCGGTATACATCGGTGCGCTGATTGGCGGGTTTGCCTCGGGATTGTTCAACGGACGTTTGAAATTTGAAACCACCAAAGGTCCCAATGTATCGAGCCGTACCCGCTGGTTGATGGCGTTCCTCGGCGGCGTGATCTTCCTTTACGGCGCGCGCATGGCTCGCGGTTGCACCTCCGGACAGGCGCTCACAGGTGGCACAACGCTTTCAGCTGGTTCGTGGGTTGTGATGTTCGCCATCTTTGGCGGCGCGTATGGCTTGGCGTATTTCGTCCGCAAGTTGTGGAACTAA
- a CDS encoding tetrathionate reductase family octaheme c-type cytochrome yields the protein MKNLRLPSWTLGLVGILLLILVPVLYFLPRTQTKNDPAAYLPEKPIHVDHTDIVQGDFKTGQDVTRACLECHEDAATQVMVTTHWTWESKEFDVPWRDEPATIGKANQINNFCIGSQGNEIRCNTCHVGYGWEKGREDQQANPENVDCLACHADMGAYAKGEYGNPAEGIDLLAAARSVRAPTRDNCGACHFDGGGGNGVKHGDLDESLYFPSNNLDVHMGGELNLQCTDCHWTKDHQILGRLLPDNYTIDPQEQVSCEQCHKNQQHEDERINTHLASVACQTCHIPALALEDPTKVYWDWSQAGQEGREDDHFVYLKIKGEFIYEKNFAPAYLWFNGNNEYRYLLGDPLGKDGITYINKPAGSIDDPSAKVSPFKLHIAKQPYDAGNNYLLSPITAGEGGFWSEFDWDAAFELAEPITGLDYSGQYGFTTTYMYYPSTHMVQPAENALQCESCHGDNGRMDWESLGYPGDPIEWGGR from the coding sequence ATGAAAAATCTTCGCCTCCCTTCTTGGACACTGGGACTGGTCGGCATTCTTTTGCTGATTCTCGTCCCGGTCTTGTACTTCCTGCCCCGCACACAAACCAAGAATGACCCTGCAGCGTATCTCCCCGAAAAACCAATCCATGTGGACCACACCGATATCGTTCAGGGTGACTTCAAAACCGGGCAGGACGTTACCCGCGCCTGCCTCGAATGTCATGAAGATGCCGCCACACAGGTAATGGTTACCACTCACTGGACTTGGGAATCGAAGGAATTCGATGTTCCCTGGCGCGACGAACCTGCCACCATCGGCAAAGCCAATCAGATAAATAACTTTTGCATAGGTTCCCAGGGAAATGAAATTCGCTGCAACACCTGCCATGTAGGCTACGGTTGGGAAAAAGGGCGCGAAGATCAACAGGCTAATCCCGAGAACGTCGACTGCCTCGCTTGTCATGCCGACATGGGCGCTTACGCCAAAGGTGAATACGGCAATCCCGCCGAAGGCATTGACCTGCTCGCCGCGGCGAGAAGTGTCCGCGCGCCAACCCGCGATAATTGTGGAGCCTGTCATTTCGACGGCGGCGGCGGCAATGGCGTCAAACATGGCGATCTCGACGAAAGCCTGTATTTTCCCTCCAACAACCTCGATGTCCACATGGGCGGCGAGCTGAACTTGCAATGCACCGACTGCCATTGGACAAAGGATCACCAAATCCTCGGACGATTGCTACCCGATAATTACACGATAGACCCGCAGGAACAAGTCTCGTGCGAGCAATGTCACAAAAATCAACAACATGAAGATGAACGTATAAACACCCATCTTGCATCCGTTGCCTGCCAGACCTGCCACATCCCCGCGCTCGCGCTGGAAGACCCAACCAAAGTTTACTGGGACTGGTCGCAAGCTGGTCAGGAAGGACGCGAAGATGATCATTTCGTCTATCTCAAGATCAAGGGTGAGTTCATTTATGAGAAAAACTTCGCGCCTGCTTATCTCTGGTTCAACGGAAACAACGAATACCGCTATCTGCTCGGCGATCCGCTTGGCAAGGATGGAATTACCTACATCAATAAACCCGCAGGCAGCATTGACGATCCCTCAGCCAAAGTCTCCCCTTTCAAACTGCACATTGCCAAGCAACCGTACGACGCCGGGAACAATTACCTGCTCTCACCGATAACCGCGGGAGAAGGCGGTTTTTGGAGCGAATTCGATTGGGACGCCGCCTTTGAACTCGCCGAACCCATCACAGGTCTAGATTACAGCGGCCAATACGGATTTACCACCACATATATGTACTACCCATCCACGCACATGGTGCAGCCAGCAGAGAACGCCTTGCAATGCGAATCCTGCCACGGTGATAACGGCCGCATGGATTGGGAATCCCTCGGTTACCCCGGCGACCCAATTGAATGGGGCGGGAGATAA
- a CDS encoding winged helix-turn-helix transcriptional regulator yields MVTPTLKQEITQLEANFCAALSDPNRLLILYALNEGAHNVTELSGDLGLNQPTASRHLKVLRERGLVTAVRSGTTITYHLSDNRLIQALDLMRSIMRDRLAYQSNLINENIQENV; encoded by the coding sequence ATGGTAACCCCCACTCTCAAACAGGAAATCACCCAGCTCGAAGCAAATTTTTGCGCGGCGCTCTCCGATCCAAACCGGCTGCTCATCTTGTACGCCCTGAATGAGGGAGCCCACAATGTAACAGAGCTTTCAGGCGACCTTGGCTTGAACCAGCCCACTGCGTCGCGCCACCTCAAGGTTTTGCGCGAGCGCGGCCTGGTGACCGCCGTACGCAGCGGGACAACCATCACCTATCACCTGAGCGATAACAGACTCATCCAGGCGCTGGATTTGATGCGCAGTATCATGCGCGACCGGCTTGCGTATCAATCCAACCTGATCAACGAAAACATTCAGGAGAATGTATGA
- a CDS encoding NUDIX domain-containing protein, producing the protein MPASDQGITTDRYMLIPRTAIFVRRGDEYLLLKGSQAKRLWAGKYNGLGGHVERGEDILSAGRRELLEEAGITADLWLCGMVIVDAGDVGICLYVLVGENPQGEIKSSNEGTPEWIRKDALSQLPVVEDLPILLEQIHHMKRGAPPFSARSFYKDEILQVDFVK; encoded by the coding sequence ATGCCAGCCTCAGATCAAGGCATTACAACGGATCGATATATGCTCATCCCCCGCACGGCGATCTTCGTCAGACGCGGGGATGAGTATTTATTGTTAAAGGGCTCGCAAGCAAAACGTCTCTGGGCGGGGAAATACAACGGATTAGGCGGGCATGTGGAGCGTGGGGAAGATATCCTCTCTGCTGGAAGGCGTGAACTGCTTGAAGAGGCGGGTATCACAGCAGATTTATGGCTCTGCGGCATGGTGATCGTCGACGCGGGTGATGTGGGAATCTGTCTGTATGTATTGGTGGGTGAGAATCCCCAAGGCGAAATAAAAAGCTCGAATGAAGGCACGCCGGAATGGATCAGGAAGGATGCGCTGAGTCAACTGCCTGTTGTGGAAGACCTGCCGATCCTTCTGGAGCAAATCCATCACATGAAACGCGGCGCTCCGCCCTTTTCCGCGAGGTCGTTTTATAAGGATGAAATCTTGCAGGTTGATTTTGTCAAATGA